Proteins encoded in a region of the Paenibacillus pedocola genome:
- a CDS encoding SepM family pheromone-processing serine protease, with protein sequence MRQQKRRVGFRAIAYLFTLVVILYVTVFMNTPYIVYQPGSASEVAPMIKVQNADKDEKGTFMMTTVSASYANVALLIASLFNSYSEVVLKETRLGDKTEQEYAAEQVYYMNSSQSFAVQAAYHAANVPYEDVVDYLYVFSVPDTDNQGQFQPGDKIISVQGKHIADPETLSALLSTSKIGDQVAVVLQRGGKEIKEQVTLVEVKDKDTAAVKPGLGVVIGAVQKVKPKVAGKDVSFVDTNVGGPSAGLMFTMEIYNQLTPGDLSKGHRIAGTGTIDADGNVGAIGGVKHKIVAADREKAEVFFVPVKNYDEAKARADKIGTDMKLVPVSTLNDALEYMEKLPVTP encoded by the coding sequence TTGAGGCAACAGAAACGCCGGGTAGGATTCCGCGCCATCGCCTACTTGTTTACTTTAGTGGTTATACTCTATGTTACAGTTTTTATGAATACCCCTTACATCGTATATCAGCCCGGCAGTGCCTCGGAGGTTGCGCCGATGATCAAGGTGCAGAATGCAGATAAGGATGAGAAGGGCACCTTTATGATGACAACGGTGTCGGCCAGCTATGCCAATGTGGCTCTGCTAATTGCCTCTTTATTTAACTCCTATTCTGAGGTTGTCCTAAAAGAAACCCGGCTTGGAGATAAAACAGAGCAGGAGTATGCGGCTGAACAGGTGTATTATATGAACAGTTCGCAATCCTTTGCTGTACAGGCTGCGTATCATGCTGCGAATGTTCCTTATGAGGATGTAGTGGATTATTTGTATGTATTCTCTGTTCCAGACACGGATAATCAAGGACAATTTCAGCCTGGTGACAAGATTATCAGTGTGCAAGGCAAGCATATCGCGGATCCGGAGACTTTATCAGCACTCTTATCCACCAGTAAAATTGGCGATCAAGTGGCGGTAGTGCTGCAGCGGGGCGGCAAGGAAATCAAAGAGCAGGTAACCCTGGTAGAGGTTAAGGATAAAGATACCGCTGCTGTAAAACCCGGTCTGGGAGTGGTAATCGGTGCAGTGCAGAAAGTTAAGCCTAAGGTAGCAGGCAAGGATGTCAGCTTTGTAGATACCAATGTTGGAGGACCGTCGGCAGGACTTATGTTTACGATGGAAATTTACAACCAGCTTACTCCTGGCGACCTGTCCAAAGGACACCGGATAGCCGGTACCGGCACTATTGACGCAGACGGAAATGTCGGGGCTATTGGCGGGGTTAAGCATAAGATTGTAGCTGCAGACCGCGAGAAGGCAGAGGTGTTCTTTGTCCCTGTCAAAAATTATGACGAAGCAAAAGCAAGAGCCGATAAAATAGGCACCGACATGAAGCTGGTGCCTGTGTCGACGCTAAACGACGCGTTGGAATACATGGAGAAGCTGCCGGTTACACCCTAA
- the fapR gene encoding transcription factor FapR: MSKKERQQQLLHIIDGNPFVTDRELTRQLKVSIQTIRLDRLELGIPELRERMKQMAEHSYDQVRSLPPDEVVGDIVDLQLDRSGISIFEIREEHVFSRNGIARGHYVFGQANSLAVAVINDEIALTASADIRFVRMVRLGEKCIAKAQVRSLAGRNGKAEVDVFTYVGEELVFQGHFVVYRSAIEEYSEGGNRSADRH; encoded by the coding sequence ATGTCCAAGAAAGAGCGCCAGCAGCAGCTGCTGCACATTATAGATGGCAATCCATTTGTGACTGACCGTGAATTGACCCGGCAGCTCAAGGTCAGTATCCAGACCATACGGCTGGACCGGCTGGAGCTCGGTATTCCGGAATTGCGCGAACGGATGAAGCAAATGGCAGAACACTCCTACGATCAGGTGCGTTCCCTGCCTCCTGACGAAGTGGTTGGTGATATTGTTGATTTGCAGCTGGACCGCAGCGGCATTTCCATATTCGAAATCCGTGAGGAGCATGTCTTCTCCAGAAACGGGATAGCCCGCGGCCATTATGTGTTTGGCCAAGCCAATTCGCTGGCAGTTGCCGTGATCAACGATGAGATTGCCCTGACGGCTTCCGCCGATATCCGTTTTGTACGTATGGTGCGGTTAGGCGAGAAATGTATTGCCAAAGCGCAGGTGCGTTCACTTGCTGGCCGGAACGGCAAGGCTGAAGTGGACGTGTTTACATATGTCGGAGAAGAACTGGTGTTTCAGGGCCATTTTGTTGTCTACCGGTCTGCAATTGAAGAATACAGCGAAGGGGGAAACCGCAGTGCTGATCGCCATTGA
- a CDS encoding beta-ketoacyl-ACP synthase III: MNQLRSVGIIGTGKYVPEKILTNSDLEKIVETNDEWIVSRTGIRERHIAAPHEATSDLAYEAALKALESAGMKAEELELIIVATVTPDSSFPSTACILQDKLGAKGAAAFDLSAACSGFVYSLATATGFIKTGMYNNALIIGADTLSRITDYTDRNTCVLFGDGAGAVIIGEVPEGRGFQSFDLGAEGSGGSLLKMEAGGSRLPASQQTIEDKKHFIYMNGREVFKFAVRVMGTATERVLTKAGLGKEDIDLFVPHQANIRIIQSAMQRLDLPEEKCVINVDRYANTSAASIPLALVEAAEAGRMKEGDTVLMVGFGGGLTWGASVLIW; this comes from the coding sequence ATGAATCAATTACGTTCGGTAGGCATCATCGGTACAGGAAAATACGTGCCTGAGAAAATATTAACCAACAGTGATTTGGAAAAAATAGTTGAAACAAATGATGAGTGGATCGTCAGCCGTACCGGGATACGTGAACGGCATATTGCCGCTCCGCATGAAGCGACCTCTGATCTTGCTTATGAAGCTGCACTGAAAGCACTGGAGTCAGCAGGAATGAAGGCGGAGGAGCTGGAGCTTATTATTGTAGCTACGGTTACACCGGACAGTTCTTTCCCGTCTACAGCCTGTATCCTTCAGGACAAACTGGGGGCTAAGGGCGCTGCTGCTTTTGATTTATCGGCTGCCTGCTCCGGCTTCGTATACAGTCTGGCAACAGCAACTGGGTTTATAAAGACCGGTATGTACAACAATGCGCTGATTATCGGTGCGGATACACTGTCACGCATTACGGATTATACCGACCGCAATACCTGTGTACTGTTCGGTGATGGCGCCGGTGCGGTCATCATCGGCGAGGTTCCTGAAGGCCGCGGATTCCAGTCCTTTGATCTGGGTGCCGAAGGCTCCGGCGGCAGCCTCCTGAAGATGGAAGCGGGAGGATCACGTCTGCCGGCTTCCCAGCAGACCATTGAAGACAAGAAGCACTTCATCTACATGAACGGCCGTGAAGTATTCAAGTTCGCCGTACGGGTCATGGGTACAGCTACAGAGCGGGTGCTGACCAAAGCGGGTCTCGGCAAGGAAGATATCGATCTGTTTGTACCGCATCAAGCGAACATCCGGATTATCCAATCGGCTATGCAGCGTTTAGATCTGCCGGAAGAGAAGTGCGTAATTAACGTAGACAGATACGCAAATACTTCAGCAGCTTCGATTCCGCTTGCTCTTGTGGAAGCTGCAGAAGCAG
- the plsX gene encoding phosphate acyltransferase PlsX, with translation MLIAIDAMGGDNAPECNVEGALSAAAEWSDTQLVLVGDEARLEPLLKNKPSNVTVRHAGEVIGSDEEPVKAVRRKKDSSMVVAGRMVREGEADAMISSGNTGALMTTGLLVVGRMAGIERPALAPMIPTLDDVGVLALDLGANMDATPQHLVQYALMGSIYRNKVHGIAKPRVGLLNVGTEPGKGNELTKEAYPLLEALEGINFVGNVEARDVLTGNCDVLVCDGFAGNILLKTLEGTAGAMFSLLKEQFSKSLKTKLGAAILMPELRSLKGKMDYKEHGGAPLLGLSGLVVKGHGSSDGNAVKNAVRQARIALQAGLVSSISKEISGK, from the coding sequence GTGCTGATCGCCATTGATGCCATGGGCGGAGATAATGCACCTGAATGCAACGTTGAAGGTGCGCTGTCCGCGGCCGCAGAATGGAGCGATACACAGCTGGTGCTTGTCGGCGATGAAGCCCGACTTGAACCGCTGCTTAAGAACAAGCCGTCCAATGTGACGGTGAGACATGCGGGGGAAGTCATCGGCTCAGACGAAGAGCCGGTGAAGGCGGTCCGCCGCAAGAAGGATTCATCGATGGTCGTAGCCGGCCGGATGGTGCGGGAAGGCGAAGCTGATGCGATGATTTCTTCGGGAAATACAGGTGCGCTCATGACTACTGGTCTGCTCGTTGTGGGAAGAATGGCTGGTATCGAACGTCCGGCGCTTGCACCGATGATTCCGACACTCGATGATGTTGGTGTACTGGCTCTTGATTTAGGAGCGAACATGGATGCGACACCTCAGCATCTGGTGCAGTATGCCCTGATGGGCAGCATTTACCGCAACAAGGTGCATGGAATCGCCAAACCGCGGGTCGGACTGCTGAATGTCGGTACAGAGCCGGGAAAGGGCAATGAACTGACGAAAGAAGCGTACCCGCTGCTGGAAGCTCTAGAGGGCATTAACTTTGTCGGGAATGTGGAAGCGCGTGATGTGCTTACAGGAAATTGCGATGTGCTCGTCTGCGACGGATTTGCCGGCAATATCCTGCTTAAAACACTGGAAGGCACGGCAGGAGCAATGTTCTCTCTGTTAAAGGAACAATTCAGCAAGTCCCTCAAAACTAAGCTGGGCGCAGCGATTTTGATGCCTGAGCTTAGAAGTCTCAAAGGCAAGATGGATTATAAAGAGCATGGAGGAGCACCTCTGCTTGGCCTTAGCGGGCTTGTGGTGAAGGGGCATGGCTCTTCGGACGGCAATGCAGTGAAGAATGCGGTAAGACAGGCGCGGATCGCGCTGCAGGCTGGCTTAGTGTCCAGCATATCTAAGGAAATTAGCGGGAAGTGA
- a CDS encoding YceD family protein codes for MKIHFRKMANADESLQFQETLDVSELVRGRKDILAVAPLSVNLKALPAETDSVNVVGTLEGNVDMLCARCLCEVNSKLNIPFAETFKWLKQPILPEDEDEELIYITDETVDLVPYVEENFVLHLPDSVLCKADCLGLCQKCGQNLNEGTCSCDNTVIDPRLAALKGFFTKQDD; via the coding sequence ATGAAGATTCACTTTCGCAAAATGGCAAATGCCGACGAGTCTCTGCAATTCCAGGAAACCCTGGATGTCAGCGAGCTTGTCAGAGGGCGGAAGGATATACTTGCTGTTGCACCACTCTCAGTGAACCTTAAAGCGCTGCCCGCGGAAACCGATAGTGTGAACGTGGTGGGAACATTGGAAGGAAATGTGGACATGTTATGTGCACGTTGCCTCTGTGAGGTGAACAGCAAATTGAACATTCCTTTTGCTGAGACTTTCAAATGGCTTAAGCAGCCGATTCTTCCCGAAGATGAAGATGAAGAACTCATCTACATCACGGATGAGACTGTGGATCTTGTTCCGTATGTGGAAGAAAACTTCGTACTGCACTTGCCGGATTCGGTATTGTGCAAGGCAGACTGTCTTGGTCTTTGTCAGAAATGCGGACAAAATTTGAACGAAGGCACCTGCAGTTGCGACAACACAGTGATCGATCCTCGACTCGCTGCGTTGAAAGGATTCTTTACCAAGCAAGATGACTAA
- a CDS encoding nucleoside recognition domain-containing protein: protein MNNVKIRRLTSASAPFVAGTAAILLAVAIVSAPESSFAASLQGLKLWWTLIFPALLPFLILSEMLTASGFVHGFGVLLEPLMIKVFRLPGAGGWTLALGMTAGFPAGAGGVQQLHKQGSISDKEAGRLAALAHFASPVTLVIVVGVAFLHSPAAGYTLLAIHWLSGLAAGFTAALFVGRRNSVTQDITHDTKTLPKRVHQAILEARERDGRSFGKLLGEAVASAVQNLMVVGGYMIMFSVVINIAATLFPQLPPALAASILEIHLGANALTSKVAAPFVFSSMGVTGMALLSAALGWSGICGQLQSLTALKQAKARFIPYAAVRLLHGLYAFALTFLLWKPLLNVRAVVLPAISRTDAAVTPETLSPITVWNLIPQLLSLQSILLLLLLVFSALVYAVTSSGRPAG from the coding sequence ATGAATAATGTTAAAATACGGCGCTTAACTTCAGCCTCTGCACCCTTCGTGGCCGGTACTGCAGCCATTCTGCTGGCAGTTGCCATTGTCTCAGCACCGGAGTCCTCCTTCGCGGCTTCCCTTCAGGGCCTCAAGCTATGGTGGACGCTGATCTTCCCGGCACTGCTGCCCTTCCTGATCTTATCGGAAATGCTGACCGCTTCAGGCTTTGTTCATGGCTTCGGCGTCCTGCTGGAGCCGTTAATGATCAAGGTGTTCCGCCTGCCCGGAGCCGGAGGGTGGACACTGGCGCTTGGCATGACTGCAGGATTTCCCGCAGGTGCGGGGGGAGTTCAGCAGCTCCACAAGCAGGGCAGTATATCAGACAAGGAGGCCGGACGGCTGGCCGCGCTTGCCCATTTTGCAAGCCCGGTAACTCTGGTTATTGTAGTGGGGGTTGCCTTCCTGCATAGCCCTGCCGCCGGATATACCCTGCTTGCCATCCACTGGTTGTCAGGCCTGGCTGCTGGATTCACCGCTGCACTATTCGTAGGCAGAAGGAACAGTGTAACACAAGACATCACACACGATACAAAAACCTTACCCAAACGTGTTCATCAGGCTATCTTAGAGGCCCGTGAACGGGATGGCCGGAGCTTCGGCAAGCTGCTTGGTGAAGCTGTGGCCTCTGCGGTCCAGAATCTGATGGTCGTCGGCGGATATATGATTATGTTCTCCGTGGTCATCAACATAGCAGCTACTTTGTTCCCCCAGCTGCCGCCGGCTCTGGCTGCCAGTATTCTGGAGATCCATCTGGGCGCAAATGCACTGACTTCAAAAGTTGCGGCGCCATTTGTCTTTAGTTCCATGGGTGTAACCGGCATGGCTCTCCTGTCTGCAGCGCTGGGATGGAGCGGAATTTGCGGACAACTCCAATCATTGACGGCACTTAAACAAGCCAAGGCCCGCTTTATCCCTTACGCCGCTGTCCGGCTGCTGCATGGCTTGTACGCTTTCGCCTTAACCTTTCTGCTGTGGAAGCCGCTGCTTAACGTCCGAGCAGTTGTTCTGCCGGCAATCAGCCGTACAGATGCAGCAGTAACTCCGGAAACCTTAAGTCCTATTACCGTCTGGAACCTGATTCCGCAGCTGCTGAGCCTACAATCCATATTGCTGCTGTTATTATTGGTGTTCTCTGCCCTGGTGTATGCTGTTACTTCGTCCG
- the rpmF gene encoding 50S ribosomal protein L32: protein MAVPQRRTSKTRRDKRRTHFKLVVPGMVKCEQCGELKLAHHVCKVCGTYKAREIIKQ from the coding sequence ATGGCAGTACCACAACGTAGAACGTCCAAGACACGCCGTGACAAGCGTCGTACACACTTTAAACTGGTAGTACCAGGTATGGTGAAATGTGAACAATGCGGAGAGCTTAAACTGGCTCACCACGTATGCAAAGTTTGCGGAACTTACAAAGCTAGAGAGATCATCAAACAATAG
- a CDS encoding nucleotidyltransferase, whose amino-acid sequence MTTVGIIAEYNPLHNGHVHHFNEAKRLSGADSAIVVMSGPFTQRGEPAVVSKRARTEMALHMGADLVIELPVAYALQPAEWFAFGAVSLLEATGVTSSLCFGSEAGALGELLPLAAFLAEESSELQAEIRRRMALGASFPAAYSAAAAAAWEGTPGGHGSPGGAEALLRQPNNSLGLHYLIALRRLGSAMQPLTVPRTGAGFHDPLQSGSSIASATAIRRLLLEGGSPAAYMPEYSMSILEREHAAGRGPVSLEDFRNQLRHVLVTRTAAELQLLQDMNEGLENRLLRVMPQLEQFTISGLLEAVKSKRYTHTRLQRLLVHTLLNHRKKEMTPSTLAQGPGYIRILGFRENGRKLLKRMKQTAAWPVITSPAGFSHLGLERDIQAAAAYAGAFGCPLRNDFYSDYFMPPVRV is encoded by the coding sequence GTGACTACTGTTGGTATTATAGCCGAATATAACCCTTTACATAACGGGCATGTCCATCATTTTAACGAGGCCAAACGATTGTCGGGCGCGGACAGCGCCATCGTCGTGATGAGCGGCCCGTTCACCCAGCGCGGTGAGCCGGCAGTGGTCAGTAAACGCGCCCGCACGGAAATGGCGCTGCATATGGGCGCCGATCTCGTCATTGAGCTGCCGGTTGCCTATGCCCTGCAGCCGGCGGAATGGTTCGCCTTCGGAGCCGTCTCTCTGCTGGAGGCGACCGGTGTCACTTCAAGCCTGTGCTTCGGCTCCGAAGCCGGCGCTTTGGGTGAACTGCTCCCCCTGGCCGCATTCCTGGCCGAAGAGAGCAGCGAACTGCAGGCCGAGATCCGCCGCCGCATGGCGCTCGGAGCGAGCTTCCCTGCCGCCTACAGCGCAGCGGCGGCAGCAGCCTGGGAAGGGACTCCCGGCGGCCACGGGAGTCCCGGTGGTGCCGAGGCGCTGCTGCGGCAGCCGAACAACAGCCTCGGCCTGCACTACCTCATCGCGCTGCGCCGGCTGGGGAGCGCGATGCAGCCCTTGACCGTGCCGCGCACCGGCGCAGGGTTTCACGACCCGCTGCAGAGCGGGTCGTCCATTGCCAGTGCCACGGCGATCCGCCGCCTGCTCCTGGAAGGCGGATCACCCGCTGCATACATGCCGGAATATAGCATGTCCATACTGGAAAGAGAGCATGCGGCCGGCAGAGGTCCGGTAAGTCTGGAAGACTTCCGAAACCAGCTGCGCCATGTGCTAGTAACCCGGACCGCAGCAGAGCTGCAGCTGCTCCAGGATATGAACGAGGGGCTGGAGAACCGTCTCCTGCGGGTAATGCCGCAGCTGGAGCAGTTCACCATCAGCGGGCTCCTGGAGGCTGTAAAAAGCAAACGCTACACGCATACGCGCCTTCAGCGCCTGCTGGTGCATACACTGCTGAATCACAGAAAAAAAGAAATGACCCCTTCCACTTTAGCGCAGGGTCCAGGCTATATCCGGATACTCGGTTTCCGGGAGAACGGGCGTAAGTTGCTGAAACGCATGAAACAAACCGCCGCATGGCCCGTCATCACCTCACCGGCAGGCTTCTCCCATCTCGGCCTGGAGCGTGATATTCAGGCGGCAGCCGCTTACGCAGGAGCTTTCGGCTGTCCGCTGCGCAACGATTTTTACAGCGATTACTTCATGCCGCCGGTTAGGGTGTAA